The region AGGCAAGGACAGTTTCCCCAAAACTTGTACAGCAGGCAAATATTTTGTGAAAAGCTTCTCGCATGATCTCAGGTGCAGTAATGTGCCTTCTCTTTGTCTCCTCTGTGGTTCTGAACACTCTTTTAAGAGCATGGTTTTAGGAAATCACTCTAATGGAACCAATCAGGAGGTGATTTTCTTAGGCAGCTGTGGGCTGCGTTGGGCACCCAGGGGCAGCGGGGCCACTGCTCTGTATTCTCTGAAGTCCCAGCCTGAAGCCAAGCTCTGGACTCACTAAGTACACAGTTTCCAGTTAACCAGAAGGTTGCACTTAGTAGGAGGCACAAGAGATTCTCTCTAGAGCAGTATTTGGAGTTTCTGAAGTAAGGCAATTATTTAAAACCTAGAAGAGAATTCTTATTAGGCTTGGGGTGGCgctaagaaaaggagaaagggagaataATACagagatttaaagaaatatttatttgctgAGAAATGGACAGTTTCCTCAGGCAACATGGAGCTGAGAATGCTCTTAAGGAATTGTCACGGGAGCTGAGCTATGACACAGTGCTGATCTCCAGGTCTTTTTTGAGTGTACATTTGAGTTTTCCTTATTTTCACAACAGGATTGTCTATTATAACAACTAAACAAGAGGAGATAACTCTTACCTTGAGAAAATTATTGAGCTTTAAGAGTTTCCATTGTAAGCATATAGTGAAACTTTAAAAGAGTTTGTTAAAGAGTAATGATTCAAGTATAtaatcagttattttaaataaatcctaTAATGGGATTATAAAATGTCTAAAGTCAAaaatttttattccttatttGAGGCAAAAGAGTCACCAACACTCTAATGCAATTTATGTGTATGTAACAAACACAGGAGATTTACTCAAATTAGCCCACGTGATGCAAAcatcaataaaacatttatttagtctCCATTTCTTCAGTAAAGAgtgagtgccaggcactgagagAGATGTGAGAGGTTCCAGAACGGGATGTGCTCTTGCTCATCCTCTTAAGTCCTCCTAGGTGAAAGCAGGCATTGTCTTTAACGGTCATCCTTTGAGAGAGGTTAAATCCAGACTCAGATGACTGCTTCCTGTCTGACGGCACgtcaacaaataaatattttaattctagaAAGCAAACGTTACCTTTTGTAGTAAAAGCCAATTTTGTATGATTTTTGTGGGGTTGGGGAAATATTGATCTTTTACTGGCATTGCATCTGAAAACATGAGTATAAATAAGGTAAGAGTCGTTATCATTTCTGGCCATTTAGGACTTGACATGAGTGAGTGAGAGACAGACCCGTCTTACTGGTTGACCAGTAGTGATTTCGTGTCGCCTTCTTGGTCGTCTGGGAAGAGAGGGGCATATGTGAGTGGCACTAGAACTTTTCAAGCCGCCAGCTGATCCAGAACagtccttttgtttgtttatgtttgtatgtaagataaaaaataatatattcaaggcTGAAATATGTTTGAAAACATTTGATCTGGTTTAGCccttcattttaaatgaaaataataaaagtgacGTAGAAGATGAGACAGTTGGAGGCAAAGCATGGTTTTCAAGCAGTAAGTTTTTGTGATATTCATAATTTCATTTATGCCGCCAGTCAGGCGCAACCAACAGGACTATGAGAATTTTATACTCTTATCAATGAGAAAAATGTATGAGAATGACATAATGGAGAATAGGTTTCATGGAGTCCTTGGTTCATAGTaggtattttaatatttgttatgTAAAGGTACGAATAAACATACTCTATTTTGTATATGCTGCACTTGAGATATATGTGTCACATGTGGTAGGATGTGTGGGTCTACGGTCAGGAGGTTAGTTTGGACAAAAGATACAGATTAGAGAGTCATAACCATATAAGTGGTCATTAAAACCATGGTGGTGAATAGACTGATCCCAAGAAAGACTGTACGGAAAAGGAAGCTTCCCAAGGACAGAATTGTGGAATAGTATCGCTTATAGAGATAGTAAGGAAGGGGAAACTGCAAATAGACTGAGGTGGGGTTGTCTTTGGATCCAGGAGTGACATTTAGAGGATCCAAAACCAGAGTcaccagagaaagaaaaggatcaTCAATACTGTCAAACTGCATCAGTTACTGATGATAAAGACTCAAGGACCTGGAGGCACCGCTTCAGGGAATATCCCTTAGTAATAAGTCCAttgatttacataaatttctaCTGATGTTCCACACCAAGATTGCATTAAGTATCCATCTTCTGATCTCTAGAAGCATCTTGTACATAGCCTGAAATAAAAATCCCACAATTATGACACAGTTACCTGTTTACATATCTGTTATTTCCACTAGACAGTCTGCCTGAAAGCAGAAGCTGTGTCTTCATTCATCTTTGTACCTTGACAGTCCTAGTTGGTGAATCAGTATGTTATGAAGAGATGAGCATGAGTTTAAAGATAAAAGAGAGATAAGGCCGAGGACAACAGAGATGAGAAAggataatgattttattttaaaagatgggaTGAAATAGCATATTAATACCtatggaaaaatgtttatacTGAACCCAACACCAAGTGCAGTGTGAATGGGAGGAGGAACAAGAACAGCTGGTAGATCCAAACagtgaaggagaaaaaggagtttAGGGATGACTTCCCACCTTCTGGGCTTAAGTGCACCTGAATTGTAGTAGCCCAACCTCCGTTCTCCGATCAGCCCATTACCTGGGTATAAACAATCCAGTCCCTCGGTCACAAATGACAAGTCTAGGAGTGGAGATTAGACTTAACCAGTCTCATACTTCTCCCTCTTTATACATAAATATGGTCagatctttttattaaaaaatcaaaaatttagCACCGGAAAGTATAtgaaatatcttgtaataaccataatggaaaagaatatgaaaaaaatttgtaTACGTATAATCGAATCACTTTgatgtacacccaaaactaacacacCACtgaaaatcaaatatacttcaattaaaaaaatgaaacaaaatttctcATCTTGACACCATCTATTGTTACTttcctctttcattctttttttttcttgctttcattctttttaatactaAATTCCTTGACAGTGTGATCTAAAttaactgttttattttatatcttcctACTTACTCAGCACCCTGATATCTGGCTTCCACCCCACCACTGCTGCCACTGGTATTTCTTATACGTATTTCTGGAATGAGAGACTATTTTATAGCATGAGGAACTGGTCGGTGGGGGTAGATGGCCCAGGATTAATTAGCTCAAACCAGTTCTCAAGACAAATTACTGACAAGTCCATCtaaataaatgtgaatttgccTAAAATCTCCACTGCCAAATTTAGATTTAACATATAATGGGATGGTTTCATTCCCTCTGGTGACATAAACAATCCTTTCTTAAAAATatcactttattgaggtatgaccGACATAAAAAAAGGtcatacatatttaatgtatacaacttcATGAGTTTGGAGATAAGTGTACCCTTGTGAAGCCATCATGACAATCAATGCCATAAACATATTCATCAACTTCAAAAGTTTCATCCagccttctttattttattttattgtgataagaacatttaacataagatctaccctcttagcaaatttttaaGTTACAGTACAATATTGATAAGCTACCAGTTAAGTCTGATGCAGAAACTTATTCCAGTCACTTAATTACGAGCTCAGTGAAATTTCATAATTCCTCAGTCATACATGGTTTAAAGATACTCACATTTTCATCTTCATGTCTGTTGTCACAGGTAATGTTATGCTTTGTGCCGGCACCCACTGTGGTGTTTGTGACGGGACATCTACTTCACATCAGTGGCTTCCTTAGTCCTCTACCAGCCTCCTGCTCCACAAAGGACCCATCCCTTCTTGGCCTTAGGTATGTCTCACTCCCTGCTGGCAATCTGTGTCTTTAATCTTCCTCATCCAGTTGTTGGCAATACTGACCACGCTGAATCCTCTGATTCAACTCCTTATTCCACTCATGGTACACTTCGCTGGTCACTAGCGCTCTCACTATAAGGTAATATCCAACACCTCTAGCGGAAACACTGAAATCTTCTTCTGTCCTCCCGTGCCATTCTAAGTCCAAGAGAAACTCAGGAAATTGTCTCCTATCTACTTAGATCTACATGGGAAATAAAGTTTTAACTTGTTTTAAAAGTCTTTCAGTATGTGTTAGAGTGTAAATGAAGGTGATTGTTGAGTTAGGGGACATTATTTGCTATTCTATGAGCAAATTGTAAGAATTTTAAAGTGTTATTAGAAGTGATGTCATTATTATAAGCCTCTTAATTTGGTAACAGCTGCAGTGATTTGTAAGAAAAGACTGCTCCTGTGTTGACCCCAGGAATGGTTGTTTAGGTCATCTATGTAGTCAGTTCAGGGCTTCCTTCAGGcctaaaggaaggaaggaatacgGTTTAGTTCCCGGTAAAATACCTCTTCTAAGAAGCCTCTCCTGGGTCTGTTGGCTGCACACAGGGTTGAGGCATCCACTGAGAAAACAACAGAGGCTCAGTTCAGACTCTGCAAAATGTGGAGGCAAGTGCACAGGAGCAGTAAGAGCAGCAGTCAGGGAACAAGGAACACAGAGTTCAATAGATAGGTGTACCCAAAGAATGTAGAAATTTTGTTGTGACCCAccagaaaaattatttccttagttcaactttattttttgtcaAAATTTATAAAACTCGATCTCCAtctttgtggggtttttgttgttgttgttgttgttgttgttgttgtttttagttaAGAGGTCTTGAAGACCGATTTATTTGTGATGGCCTCACTGTAGGGAGATGTAACACCATCAGTAGAAGCTTGTATCTTCCAAGCGGAGTGTGAGAGCAGCTGAATTACCAAGAAGGCTGAATTCACACTCAGCAAATCTGCATTAAATTCAGGGAATATAATTCTCGCAATTATACTGAGTAAATGTGACTTAGTTCACCACCTGaaatattgcaaatatttccccagTGTCCTTTTCACAGCTGTCTTTACCTCCTTGTTTTTGAGGCTGTAGATGAGGGGATTCAGCAGGGGTGTGATCACACTGTACTGTATGGAGAAGAGTAAATTAAGGGAGGAACCAGAGGGAGGCATGAGATAGCGAAGCATCCCTGAGCCGAAGAACAGGATCACCGCAACgaggtgggaggagcaggtggagaaggccttGCTTCTGCCTGCGGTGGAGCTGATGCTCAGGATGTTGAGTATAATACGGACATAGGAGAAGAAGATTGGGAGGAAGTTTCCAAACCCAAGGAATATAGTGGATAAGGACAAGATACTGATACTGATGGAGATATCAGAGCaagacagagggaagagggagggcagcTCACACATGTAGTGGTGTATGGTTTGAGCATCACAGAAGTCCAGGTTAATAGCCAAAAGCTCAATGATGACTGCATTGAGAGAGGCCAGACCCCACGAGATCACCACCAGCCTCACACAGAGCTGGTGGCTCATCACTTGGCCATAGACCAGCGGGTGGCAGATGGCGgcatagcggtcataggccatggcAGAGAGCAGATAAGCTTCATTCCCTGGACCGAGGAACACGAAGAAGATCTGGGCCAGACAACCTTCTACCGAGATGGTTTTCTGCTCAGACAGGAGGTCCTTCAGTAGCTTAGGCACAACGACACAAGATAAATAGAGGTCCACGAATGATAGATGACTCAGAAAGAAGTACATGGGCTTGTGGAGGTGGGAGTCAGCCCTGATCACCAGCATCATCGTCAGGTTCCCCATCATGGTCAGGATATAAAACACCAGGAAGAGCACAAAGAGCAGAGCCTCGATGTGGGGGTCATCAGACAGCCCAGTGAGAATAAACTCGGTGATGGTGCTGTGGTTCCTCAAGGCCACTTGTGGAGGGTCTGTCTGTGGAGTACAACAGAGCAATGAGATCACCTGTGGCTGTTCCTCTCTCCTTCAGTTCATCATCACTTCTAATCATCCCTCCCTGGTCATCCTGGATGCTGGGTCCTGGATGCttgaattattataataattcaaAGTTATCCTCACTGATGTcagtagaaatttagaaattttatcttgttttgttatTATTGATCTTGGGTTATAGTCTTCACACACTTCAGAGAGTCCTACACCTTTTCCATGGGGATTTAATTGGAAAAATGAATGTATCTGGCTTATCTACGCATAGATGGATGATATGTAATTTCAGCTGGATTCTTCTTATAGTTTAGAAATTCTTATAATCAttcagatttgaaaaacattataGCACATATCTTCAAAAGTTGTTCTAAACCTTCTCTCAGCTCCACATTTctcaattattatttcttttttcatagtCACCCAATAGCTTTTAAGGTTAACAGTATATTAATTTTTAGTAAGGTTTTTGCATGTAGGGTCTTTTTTAGATCACTGTTTCAAGTTGTTCCCCCTGGgcatttatgatttattttggcAGGTACTCATGTCCATTTTACTCATGGGAAAACTGATATTCATGGAGATTTTGTAGTGTCATGTTGAGAAACAGTGTTTGAGCCAGGAAATAAATTCAACTGTTATTTTCTAAATCAGTTCTCTGCTTGGTGCACAGCATTATAGACTGTTTTTCCTATGCTTACAGTTGGAGTCCTTCATTTTTCCTTAATCTTTCAATCATTTAGTTTGCCTCTGATACCAGATAGGTTTATATTATTCTGTGAGTGTGCTCACAGTGTTTTCTACTTCAAAAGTCCTCTTTCTTAATTCAGCTAATCCAAATTCTCACGGGTCTTCCAGCCTCAGCTTCCCTCTTGTGAAGTATGTGTTGACTGCTCTCTCCTCTAAATCCACAGCTCTCTATCCAAACACTGGGTTCCTTGCATCATGTCATAGTCTGAAATTTGCTTTTATTCTCATTTAATGTTAAGCATGTATCTCAGTTTTCCCTCTAGACTGTGAACTCCTTGAGAACACGGACCCCCATCTAACAACAACAACCATAACTCACCATTTCTTTGACTTCCTTTCTGCCCGTTCTGTGTTAGCTTCAGATTAGGCCTTTCAGATGATTCTGAAACTTCCCACATGACATCTCACCTGTGCCTCAGACAAGAGCTCTTGACAACTCCAATCACAATCTCCTTCTTTCACTTCACTGTTTCCAATAGCACTGAAGCCTGGCAGAAGTGTTGCTGACGTTGCTGTCCATCAGTGGTGCCATGCTACCTACCCAGGATGCActgggctgctgctgctgaattTCAAGGATGCTACTATCTACATGGATCACGTTATCTTATGTCACTGCAGACTCTCTGATGAgatctcattatttttcttttaaagaatgcACAGGCCTTTTGCCATCATGTAAGAAGCTCCTTATAGTTTTGGTGTGGATGCATTATTCTTTCATTGTTCTATAAGGGTCAGAGTGAAATATCACTATAGTTTTCTCTTAATCATATCTTTTATCCTCAGTCTCATTTAGGTGTCCAAGAGGACCAGGATGGTGAGCAGCACATATGAGAAGGGATACTATACCTAGAATAATTTTGAATCCTAATTTATAGTTCTACAAAGTAGGTCATGTCCTATTTATGAAAACTACTGCATGACTTGGACATTTTCAACTAACTTACCAGTCTTCTGCTTCTGTTTGACACTCTGCTATCTGACTCAAAGTAGACTTCTGAACTTACaaaattttttcccctccttttttggTTGTATTAGGTAGAACTATTATAGTTGGACTGCAcgtacacattatattgcatgtaaatacatatataaagtatactgcacatttttgtagtttacatgtatgtactaattattgtttctaagaacagattagatctttagctttttaaacttacatagttatcaaaggaataaagccaactacaaaataatcttaaaactgttttttttcaGAATACCTGTTTCTGGCCATTCTATCCTTGCAAATGATCTATGACCCCAAATTAAATAATCAAAAGAAGCTTAAATTCTGATCACATTAACAAGCCCATCAATTTAAGCTTGAGCTCATCTTACCCAAATCTAAGTTACCCGTGGGCCTGCACAAACAGGGTAATGTTCACTTTTCTGTGCCTCCAGGACTTTGATGTAGTGATGCAGAAGCATAAGCCGCTGGAGGATTTACTGCTGAGGATCCTGCATGGATAAATTTGTAAATGCTATTGAAAGCAAAACTTTTTCATGAtgtttataaaagcaaattaaaataataagttgAACTTATTTCTTTTGTGGAGCTTTgatgtttttatgtattttaattatttggatttttaaagcTACCCTgaaaattgcttctttttttccactttggcTCACTGGGACACCTGACTACAGTGGCCATGACAAGGTCAGGCTTTCACATTAAGTGAGATTAGTTGTGGAATCTCTTGTATTTCTTCAGCATAGTATTTCTGAAgaatcctctttctctcttatCCTACAACCACATTTGGTGTGTATGAAGACGTTAACTGTATCATGTGATCTGCACGGTATCACAGAGCAGGGAGTCCACCCACCCTGCTCATCTTAGAGAACCTCACACAGATGTGATGGATTTCTTTAAACACTAGTATAAAGTCTTGCAATTCAATTCTAGATCAAGCCATTAGGGGATAAACCTGAGTTTTCATTTACTTATGGAATAGAAAGTATTGGCTTCACTTCATACAGTCTTATGACACTGAGTCAGATTTATATAAGTGTGAGAACAGAAGAAATCGTGGAAAGTGAACAATGGAGCAGTAGATCACAGCAAagggaaaaagctgtgaaaaggGGATTTTAGAGGTGTTCTAGACAAGCCTTGATCACAGTGGTGgtttaaagacatttttgaaatgaataaatgcattaaTGGTGTCTGTGGGATGTTACCCTTACACGCTGGCTAAAGGGACCCCGAGTACTGAGGGTCGATATTTAGACTTTAGGTGCAAGAGGGAGAAATTTGATCAACAGAGAAAGACAGCAGTGCTGGAAGGATGAAGGGACTAAAGACAAATTCATCCACTTGTAATTATTCTCCTAGCTGTCCACTCCTGTGTTCCCTCGCACTATTCATACTGCCTCCGTGGGAACCAGATCTGTTTAACTTACAGAATATGTTTACTGACATCACTCTAAAGGAATTCTGGCCAATTAGGGGAATAATTAGCTCCAGAAATCCAGTATCTATCCCTGATACCCTTATTTCATTCTGGGTGCCAGCTTTCTGCAGTGAGAGGATTTATGCCTAGGTTGTAAGGTGTCCCAGTCCCCAGTGTTATACAGGGAGGGATGAGAGACCTTTCTGATTTACTTTGCAGGGCAGCTGGAACAGATGCATCTTTGGAAGAGTAGAGATATCTGGGGTCCGTTCAAGGAGAGGAGGTGGCATGCCAAGGAGTGGGAAGTTACCATTCCAGCCCAGGGGGAATGCAGTATAGTGGGATCTTCTGACTTTAGAATGAATGGAATGCATCACAAAGTGGTAGTGGATAGGAGTGGAGGAGAGGACAACCAGCAGATTAAAGCACACACAAAACTTCCCAGGGAGAAAAATATGGGGACATCAGAAAATCAAGGAAGATATtaccattttttgattttttctgGAGGGAAGCAGCTCCTGAGTTTTCTGTCTTTCGTGTCACAGGCTGACACATCAGTGGTAAAGTCCCCCAGAAGAGCACCTGTCACAGGACTTTGACACTCAACATATCAGATTTTTTCTTTGCTGTCAATGAGTGCAGGGCATTCGAGAAGTTCAAGCTCTAGAAGCACTGGAAATGTCACTGATTCAGGAttattcttctttatatcttaaCTTAGAGTGGTCTCATTCTGCAATGCAGACCACTAtatggaaagacaaaaacaatCTCCCTAAAGAAGCTCAAATTCTGCACAACTggcatatatttctttaaaatcttctcACATGATATCAAGTGCAGTGATGTgccttcttttcatttatttcctctgtggCTCTGAATATTATTCTATGAGCATTGATTAAATAAATCAGTCTTTAACGGAACCAATCAGAAGGCCATCTGTGCTTAGGCAGCCATGGGTTGGGTCAGGCACCCAAGGGAAGCTGGGCCACTGCCCTGTATCCCCTGAAGTCTCAGTCTGATGCTGAGCTCTGGAGTGACTAACCTCAGAGTTTCCAATTAACTAGAAATTCAAACCTCGTAGGAGGCACAAGCGTTCTTTCTAAGACAGTATTTGAAATTTCTCACTTGAGGCAATTATTTGAAGTCTACAAAAAGCTATTATTAGGTTAGTTGAGAATGAAAAGGGGAGAATAAAAAAGGGATTGAAAAATTAATCTGCTGGAAAAGGGACATTTTCCTCATGACCATGTGGGGCTGAGAATGCCCTTTAGGAATTCTCACGGACTCTGAGCTATAACACATCATTGAGCTCCAGGTCATTTTTGATTgtagataaattttttttatatacagCAAAGATGTCCTTTATATTGATTAAATGAGAAGAGATAACCCCACCCTAGGAAAATTACTGGGCCTTGATTTTGTAGGTTTTCTATAGTCCAAGCATATAATGAATTTCTAAATAGTATGTTAAAGAGTTACTAATTCAAGAATACTATGAATTAGTATAAAAATTTCTGCTATGTGTTATTAAAATGCCTAAAGTcaacttttttgatttcttatcTATGTTAGTTAGATAATGACATTTCTTATCTAGTTAGTTAGATAATGATAACATTAtcaaaatttaatgaaatttacCTACAACTAAGAAACGCAGAGGACACGTCTCCATTAATTTAATCAAAGTCATGTATGGTCAGTCAAAATTTATTTACCAAGCACTTCCTCATTTTGTTGTGTGTACTTGTACTGACCGATGATGGGGCTTCATGCTAAATAACAGATGTTCCTTGTCATCCACGTAAGCCCCTGTAGGTGGAAATAGGCATTATTTTTGCAATTTCATCCTTTGAGAGACATCCTTTGAGAGAGATCCAATCTTAACTCATTGCTTGGTATTTGATTGCATGTTAGCAAGTAGACATCTCAGTGTTAGGAAGCAAACATTTCTCCTTGTAATAGAGGTCAGTTTGGTTTgagttttgtgttgttttgaaaatgtttcttgTTGACTATACTGCTTTGGTAAATATGCCGTACAAACAAGGTAAGAGCCTTTAACCTTTCTGGCATCTTTGGGCTTGATGCTGTTTGTGAGCGATAGAAGAAATCTTTCCGTATAGTTGCCAAGGAAACAGATGACTGAGTGATAGCAGTTTCACGTAGCCTTACTGGGAGTAGGAGAAAGGGAGGGTTAGGTGAATGAGGTTACTTCTTAATCCTCCAACTAATCCAGAGCAGTTCTACTTTAATCActcctggttttgtttttatgtccGTCTTCAAAATATAATGCTGTAATTATGTATCTGCAAACTGGAAATGTACATTGAATGATGTGAAGTTAAACAGGAAGTAGAAAGTGTAAATGATCAGGTGTAAATTATTAagctataagatattaaatactaAATAGAATGACAAGTTAAGAATGTATAtgctatccttaaaaaaaaaagtatgtatatgctATCCTTAGAGAAACAACTAAAAAGAGATATGCTAATTGTCCATTAGAAGAAATaacaaaacagtaataaaatcaTGGGTCATGCCATGAAGTAGGAACCAATCCCTGAACCATACTATTTGCTGAATAGGCCCAAGGGCCTCTTTCATTCTTGTCAGGACAGTGCTAACATCTTCCTTCCTACACAGATCGTTACAACACAGGATTTTAAATTCAACTTCAGTTAATCCAAATAGATATGCAAATAGACAGTTAAGCTCATACAATAGACAACTGTATGCAGCAATTCTGAAGGTATGTTCATCTGGAGAACATTCCCTTGCAATAAGATAAACAAAAATTccagcatttcttattttttcttttgcttgacaGATGGGTGTAAAAAGCAAAAGGCAAGTGTGAAAAGATAGTGAAGTTTACCTTAAAGTCCTCATTCTCAAACCCAAAAGCAAGTTATGTGAGCATGTTCTAGTCAGTCAGTTTGGTTTCAGGGAATAACCCTCACTCAAGTAATGGCAAGTTTGTTGTAATGATACATGTGAACAGGATCCCTGGAAAAGACAAACACTGAATTTCATGAAAAGCAAAAGGTATTACAAAGCCAGGGCATGGGAAGATCAGAACATACAGTAGAGCTGGATCAGATCATCTTCATTTAGGCATTTCCCCATGACGACTCACTGCATGAGTGTTTCCCATTAACACATCCTAGGACTACCAGTTTAAACTCTAGAGAAAGTGAAAATGTTTGGCTCAGGCTATAATGTATCTACTTAATTTGAACAAGGTCCCATCATAGGCTATCGAGTAACCTGTGAGTTAGTTTCTAAGCATTGGCTCAGTTGACTTTTGTACTTTCTGAAACTCATTTCCACTTAACACTTAAGAATATAATTAATGTAAACAATCttttcctatcattgtgaagcagaagtCACCAAGcattggattgttcacccactaatagggaacatGAGCTGGGAGTAGACCCTTGTGAGACAGGTCAGTTTTATTCTACTGATGATGTGCTGTTGCCATGGTAACCCTGCTCAGTAGGAGAGAAACCTAAGGTTCAGACACTTGGTGtaatgtgcttggctgaggagcaaATGAAGCGAAGCACAGTCTATGGGATTATGATTTAATGCCGCTAAGAATCCCTCCCAGGCGGAAGGATACGGAACACCAGGTGGAAGGATTTGGAAACGCCAGGAAAGACTCACTTGGCGTCCTCCTCAGG is a window of Camelus bactrianus isolate YW-2024 breed Bactrian camel chromosome 12, ASM4877302v1, whole genome shotgun sequence DNA encoding:
- the LOC105076341 gene encoding olfactory receptor 8S1-like, encoding MMGNLTMMLVIRADSHLHKPMYFFLSHLSFVDLYLSCVVVPKLLKDLLSEQKTISVEGCLAQIFFVFLGPGNEAYLLSAMAYDRYAAICHPLVYGQVMSHQLCVRLVVISWGLASLNAVIIELLAINLDFCDAQTIHHYMCELPSLFPLSCSDISISISILSLSTIFLGFGNFLPIFFSYVRIILNILSISSTAGRSKAFSTCSSHLVAVILFFGSGMLRYLMPPSGSSLNLLFSIQYSVITPLLNPLIYSLKNKEVKTAVKRTLGKYLQYFRW